TCGGACACCACGGTGGCGTTCTTGAACTTCTTCCAGATGAAATCCCAGGCCTCCTCCCCACCCGTGGCCACTATGCTGCAGTAGATGGAGGAGCGCAGGTTCGCGGGGATCctgccagggagaggagaagaatcaGGCAGGAGACCTTCACTGTGCCCATCCTCGTAGCTCCATGGCACCCTGTGGGCTCCTGGTGGCAGTGGAGCACCCTGGGAATTCAtggcagcaccacagcaccCTGGGAACCCACGGTGGCACTGGGCCACCCTGGGGAATCATGGTGGCACCAGGGCACCTTGAGAGCTCATGGCAGCACTAGGGTACGCTGAGGACTCATGGTGGCACCGGGGCACCCTGGGGACTCACGGGTTGTGGTCGACATTTTGTTTCCACTGCTGGAAGTAGCTGGTGGCCAGGTCCTGGCACTCAGTGATGCCATAGGAACAGGCAGTGTTGATGGCATTGATCTCATTGTACCTGGGGACAGAGGGGCCCTGTGGGACTGGGCACCAGCACATGGCAGCCGAGCACCAACCAGGCCAGAAGCAAAGCAATGCTTGGCACACACTGGGGTGAccatcccagcatggttgggGAGACCCTGGGGTGCAGCCATGGCACTCACTGGTCCATCAGGCCCTCAGGTCTATTGGTCCAGTTGCTGGTGACTGTCTTGTAGTGGTTGAAGAGGGGCAGCACCTGCTTCTGGATGTATTTCTGGGGGACAGGAGGACAGTCAGCACCTGGTGGCAGCGGCAGCAGCCCactgcctggctgtgggtgcagacccagcccctcagccccattccctggctgcagggtggTGGCACCACTCACCGTCATCACACCAAAGACCTCGCTGCGGTCGAACATCAGCTGGAAGTACTGCAGGTTGTTGAGTGCCGCTGCCCAGGGTATGTACTCTGTCTCCTGGCTCAGGAACCGTGTGGTGTTCAAAGCCAAGGTCACATTCACATAGTTGGCCCTACGAGGGGTGAAGGTCAGCTCCACGGCCCCAcagccagtgcccagcacatACATCTCCAGGGTGCCCAACCCGCCGGGACTCCTGGCCCTGGCGGGCACCCGTCAGGGCTCACCTGGCCAGGTTAAAGGCATCGTCAATGATCTGGGCGCGGTTGATCACGGGGATGacctgggagagggcagagttAGCATCTCAGGTCAGTCCCACATGGAGTGCGTGAGGTGGGGGTCCACCCACAcagtccctgctcctgccttatGTACCTGGTGGTTACTGGAGagctggctgaggagctggtCCCAGTTCTCTGGGTTGTAGTTGACACGGAAGTAGCCACTGACGTTcaggttcagcagcagccagttgGGGCCACTCACCTTGAACTCGTTGTGGGTtgctgggagagggagaggagatcaGCCCTCCAACACTGGTGCCCTCCTGAGGACACcccaagctcagcctggggcaggggggtgaCAGCGAGACTCCTGATCCCCTACCCAGGCAGGAGACAGCCTACCTGACTCGTTGGTCAGCCACAACCTCGACCCAGCGCTCTGGTTGGTCATCCAGGTGACAGGGACGAtccagacatagctgtgcagggacaggcaggtgACGGGAACCATCGCTGGCTCCCCCAGGCCCCCTCCTGGCCCCAGCCATGCCAGCAGCCCCACACCTCACTCACTTGAAGACAGAAGGTCTCTCCACCGTGGAGTTGCGGTCCAGCAGGAAGTGGGTCTGGGTGATGACGCCGGTGAGGGTGTTGACAGTCACCACGGGGAAGCCCATCTGCAGTATCCAACGATCCATGATGGCACTGACAGAGTCGGGCAGATTCAAGTTTTGCCGGTCAACAGCCTGTAGGAGGGGCATGCCAGTGGGTCACTGGTGCCAGGGAGGTCCAGAAGGGGTTCAGGTGGGATCCAGAGCTCTTCTGGTGCTTAGCCCCACACCCAGCAGGGTCAGGACCCTGTCCCACCGGGCAGCCTCCCCCCAGagtgggggaagggggtgggggaagcaGGTGAGAGCAGCCAGTCCCCTCCTACCTGCTGCAGGTGAGTCCAAAGGTCTGTGTAGACAGTGTTATTGTACTCGAAGGTGTGGAGGTAGGACTGCAGCAAAGCACAAGGAGAGATGGGTGAGCAGGGGAGCATCCAGAGAACCCCTGCCCACAGGATGCCCACCCGGAAGCAGGGCTTGGTGaccccagcaccagcagagccttgttgagtcatggaatcatggaatcacagaagggttttggttgggagagacctttcagatcactgagtccaactgttacccaagcactgccaggtcaccaccaaaccatggccctcagcaccacatctacacagctttgaaacccctccaggggtggggactccaccacctccccaggcaccttggacagggccttgacaACCTTCAAGGgtaagaaattgttcctcatgcccaacctaggtctgccctggggcaacttgaggctgtttccccttgtcctgtcccttgtttcttagaagagaccaaccccctttCAGGGAGCGGTAgacagccagaaggtctccccttagccttcttttccccagactCAACAACtgcaggtctctcagctgctcctcaccaggcatgttctgcagacccttcattatctggacctgctccagtccctcaatgtcctttttggagtaaggggcccaaaactgaactgcCTTGGTCCTtttggccacactgttgctgatctaAGCCAGGATTCTggtagccttcttggccacctgggtacacagtggctcatcttcagctgctaccaagcagcacccccaggtcccttcccaccagacagtttccagccactctgccctgaGGCTGGAGGGCTCATGGCATTGCTGTGACCCAATTCCAAGAggtgtccttgttgaacctcacctgCAACCCATCCTTGAAGATGTCCTCAGTGAGGAAGTCGGAGAGCATCCGCAGCACTGACGCTccctgcagagacagcagctcAGACACCTCCTGGGGTGCACAGGGGCACACCACAGCCCACCACCTCACCACCCCAGGGAGACCCCCATGCCCAACACCCTGTGCCCAGTCCCCGTGCCCACCTTGCTGTAGGTGATGCTGTCAAAGACCTCGCTGATCTGGGCgggggtgttgatctcttcCTCGCGGAAGGAGAGGGGGCGGGAGGTGGTCAGGGCGTCCGTCGCCATCGCCGCATACAGCTCGTTCAGCACCATCAGGTCTTTCTGCAGGGGTTGGGCGCCAGCACCCAGCTCAGTCCTGCCTGCgctctcctgccagcagagGCAGCCCCCCCACGGGTGCCCACACCCCGTGCCCACACTCCACACCCACTGGAACTCACGATTCTCCAGGAGGACTCGGCTGAGTTGGCACCCAGGTACTCCACGTAGGAGGCAAAGCCCTCATTCAGCCACAGGTCGTTCCACCACCGCACCGTCACCAGGTTCCCAAACCACTGCCAGGGGGCACACGCACCCGGTCAGCCATGccctgccagctggcagggcaggctAGGGGCACACTTATGGGTACCTGGTGTGCCAGCTCATGGGCAATGACGGTGACCACCCTCTCCTTGTTGCCGATGGAGGAGTAGTTGGCATCGTAGAGCAGCGAGTTCTCCCGGTAGGTCACCAGCCCCCAGTTCTCCATCGCACCCGCGTTGAAGTCAGGGAGACCAACCTGGTCTGGGGACAGAGGGGCCCCATTGGCAAAGTGTTGCCACGGTTCTGGaccccacccctccacccccagcccatggctggcagctTGGTGCCCCCCGGCACCCACCGGACTTGGGCAGCGGGTAGGCAGTGTTGTAGTGCTTCTCGAAGAAggtgaggatggggccagtcacTTGCAGCGCATagtccccctgcccctctgcgATGGCCTCAGGACGGCCCCAGATGCGAATCTGGAGACAGGGAGAAACCTGGGGCTCAGCCTGGGCTTGGAcccccagcaggctgggcaAGGGACCGCTTCCCACCCCTCCTCAGCCTACCAGGACTTCCCCTGAGTCGTTCTGTATGTGGTCAAACTGGCTGACGATGAAGGCCAGCAGGTAGGTGGACATCCTGGGGGTGGTCTGATAGGTGGTGACATTCCAGGTCTCCCCATCAatttgctgctgccaggagtctgtggggagcagagggatgggGGGTCACCACAAAGCCCTGCCAGGCCCCTGGGccccccaggcagggctcccaCTCACCGACAGCGGGCATGTTGGAGATGGCTTTGTCGTCAGGGGAGTGGATCAGTGTCATCCTGAAGGTGGCCTTCATGGCTGGCTCATCAAAGCAGGGGAAGGCTTTGCGTGCATCTGCTGCCTGCATCTGTGTAGTGGCCACCACCTTCCTGCAAGCCAACCCAGTCAGTGCCGGTGGGGACAGCCCCCTGTGGGTCCCTCTGCTCCCCCGTCCAATCTACATGGGTCCCATCTTCACTCATGGCCGGGGTGGCTCATGGATCTAGGGGGGCACAAAGGCTCCTGCACACCCATCCCACCATCCCAGGGGCAGAGGAGCCCCAAACCCAGCCTGTACACTATGCCACCCCTAAGCCAGGTCCACACCCACACCATCCCCCTACCCTCCACCCACCTGGTGCCCATGCCATCGGTGTATTCACTGCGGTAGAAGCCAGACAGGTCATCAGCCAGCTCCCcagtgaagctgctgaagagctggtagcgctttccctgctccagcttctgccccagctgcacCACCAGGTACTGGGTGGGCACCTCCAGCCAGGTCTCAGTGATGGGGGGCACAGTGGCACCATCCACTCCATGCAGCGAGACGAGGAAGGAGCCTTGCATGGTGTAGTTCAGCTTGTTGCTGTGGATGAGGATGAGGTCGGTGGCCTCCTTGCAGAGGAAGACGACGCTGCTGTTGCCCCTGAAGATGTAGCTGGCATTGTctttgggctgcaggaagggctgcagggtgACCTCGTAGGACTCGGGCACCAGTGCTGTGGGCAGCCGCCAGTGGTTCCAGGGGTtgttggggggaggggtggtgggCACTGCCGTGGTGCTGGCGTTGGGCTCCAGGGAGTcgttcttctccttctcctgggCATACACCACCGAGAGCGCGATGATGGTGGCCACGGCGCCCAGGCCCAGCACGATGGCTGCGATGCCCACGCCCTTGCTGATGAAGAAGCCGGCCGCCATGGCGAGGCTTCAggaggggagctgctggaagagtctgtgcccagctggcacagctttTTAGCTTCTCGCCCCCAGCAGGTTTATTATCCTCAGTTAATGGGTGAAGTATTACTGACCAATGAGGCAACCAGGATGAGCTGGCCTCCTGCCCGCCTCCTGGCCTCTTGGAGGCACCAGGATGGCACTATGCAGGGATAGCCACCCTGGGagtgggcacaggctgcccttGTGTCCCTCCCGGGCCTCACCCTGCAAAAGGAGGAACAAAGCAAGTGGTCACAGCTCGCAGCCACATCCCTGCCATGCCACGGGGTGAGGCAGGGGCAGCTCTGGCACCCAAGCCCAGTTTCTGGCTCAGCATCACCCTGTTTGCCCTCAAGTGATGGGGTCTGAACTGGGAGCCCTGGCTGCCCCTCCACCCATGAGGGACCTGCTGATGAGGGTGAGGGTACAGCAGGTGAGGGCTGGCATCTGACTCTGAGAGGGGCACCCCTCACCGGGCTGCCCAGCCTCCAAGGGGAAATCAAGAGGACACAGGATGCAGCCTCAGGGGTCCGGGTGGTGCAGGGGGCtcggcagggtgctgggcaggggccCGCCTGGGGTgctcagcagggtgctggggaggggcccGCCCTGCTGGCAGCCCTCTCAAAGTCCAGGGTCACAAATTCTGGCTTGCACCTGGGAGATCAAACTCCAAACCCTGTAAGCCCAGCCCAGTGGGCACGTGCCCAGTGCCACTAGCCGTGGGACACCCAGTATCCTGAGCCCTTCAAACAGTCACAGCCTGGGCAAACGTGGGGTCTCAACTGGCATCACACATGGTTGGTTGCCAGTGGGTCCTGCTAGTGCAGCCTTGCCTGCGCCCCATGGCACCGAGCCCCTGGCCTCCCAAAACAAATGCACCGAGGCTCAGGATGCCACCAAGATGATGGCACATACTTCACCCTGGGAGCCCCCCAGGCCCTGCAGGTGAGCCCCAGGCACTCTGACAGAGGCTGGGGTGGCACAgtgagcacagcagaaagcctgTGCCCAGGGTGGGGTCAGAATATGGCACCTGTTGCCCTGAGAGTAGAAACTTCCAAGGATCCACCTTCTCTagcaggtgctgctggcagctgaggaATGTCCTCAGGGAACCCTGTCCCTGCCAGCGCCCAGCCTCACCCAcctggcagagcagccccagggtgcTGCAGTTTTCCCTGgcagcccctgctctgcagtgcccaACTGTCACCACAGTCTGGCACAGgcttgccctgctctgagccCTGCCCTCATCTTGGCCAGGGGCACCGGATTTGGGAATGCTGTGTGGGTGAGATAGGACCCCCAGGATGGTGCCCACACTGATGGGCGCACTGACTCTCTCCACTCAGGGGGCTTGAGCAAGGGTGCAGGCACCTACCCCCTCACTGCCCCCCGTCAAGCAGCAGCCACCCCtgtgccctcctcaagctcccTCCCATGCCATCCTGTGCCACCTCACACCCCAACTCCTCCACAAAGACACCCCCCGCCACAGAGCCCTGATAAGATGCAGTATACAGGAGTAACACCCCCCCCACGCGTGTCCCACACCCTATACGGGTGTCTCACACCCCACACACCTGTCCCACACCCCACACACCTGTCCCACACCCCGCACACCCGTCTCACAAGCCACACACGTGTCCCACACCCCACACACCTGTCCCACACCCCACACGCGTCCCACACCCCACACACCTGTCTCACAAGCCACACAAGTGTCCCACACCCCACACACGCATGTCCCACACACCTGTCTCACACCCCACACGCATCCCACACCCCACACACCTGTCTCACAACCCACACACGTGTCCCACACCCCACACACGCATGTCCCACACACCTGTCTCACACCCAACACGCATGTCCCACACCCCACACACCTGTCTCACACCCCACACGTGTCCCACACCCCACACACGTGTCCCACACCCCACACATGCATGTCCCACACAGCTGTCTCACACCCCACACACGTGTCCCACACCCCACACGCATGTCCCACACCCCACACACCTGTCCCACACCCCACACGCGTCTCACACCCCACACGCCTGTCCCACACCCCACACGCGTCCTACCCCCCAAGGCAGACACTCAGGGCACGGATGGGTACTCCGGGGTGTCATGACGTTGGACATCACCCGCACGGGCATTGCCGTGAGGTTCTGGCCCCACATGCCCTGTAACCCCCACCCGCATCCCAGACTCTCCAGAACCCCTCGGATCCGCCTCCCCCCCAAGCCCTCCCCTCACCTGTGGGCTccctaacacacacacacacacacggtCCCGCCAGCCCTCACAAgcagcccccccagccccttccccctcACATTCCCCTGGATCGGCGTCTGTTGCCCCCCGGGAGGGGTCTGGCCACTGCCATCGTCCTCTACTCACCCTCCAGTGCTCAGCAGTTGGGAGCGATGTGTGTCAGGGCTCCCTCCCGCCCCATCGGGGCACCCTGCCCGTGCCCTGCCTTGCCTACCCC
The DNA window shown above is from Indicator indicator isolate 239-I01 chromosome 16, UM_Iind_1.1, whole genome shotgun sequence and carries:
- the ANPEP gene encoding aminopeptidase N produces the protein MAAGFFISKGVGIAAIVLGLGAVATIIALSVVYAQEKEKNDSLEPNASTTAVPTTPPPNNPWNHWRLPTALVPESYEVTLQPFLQPKDNASYIFRGNSSVVFLCKEATDLILIHSNKLNYTMQGSFLVSLHGVDGATVPPITETWLEVPTQYLVVQLGQKLEQGKRYQLFSSFTGELADDLSGFYRSEYTDGMGTRKVVATTQMQAADARKAFPCFDEPAMKATFRMTLIHSPDDKAISNMPAVDSWQQQIDGETWNVTTYQTTPRMSTYLLAFIVSQFDHIQNDSGEVLIRIWGRPEAIAEGQGDYALQVTGPILTFFEKHYNTAYPLPKSDQVGLPDFNAGAMENWGLVTYRENSLLYDANYSSIGNKERVVTVIAHELAHQWFGNLVTVRWWNDLWLNEGFASYVEYLGANSAESSWRIKDLMVLNELYAAMATDALTTSRPLSFREEEINTPAQISEVFDSITYSKGASVLRMLSDFLTEDIFKDGLQSYLHTFEYNNTVYTDLWTHLQQAVDRQNLNLPDSVSAIMDRWILQMGFPVVTVNTLTGVITQTHFLLDRNSTVERPSVFNYVWIVPVTWMTNQSAGSRLWLTNESATHNEFKVSGPNWLLLNLNVSGYFRVNYNPENWDQLLSQLSSNHQVIPVINRAQIIDDAFNLARANYVNVTLALNTTRFLSQETEYIPWAAALNNLQYFQLMFDRSEVFGVMTKYIQKQVLPLFNHYKTVTSNWTNRPEGLMDQYNEINAINTACSYGITECQDLATSYFQQWKQNVDHNPIPANLRSSIYCSIVATGGEEAWDFIWKKFKNATVVSEADKLRTALSCSPHPWILNRYLQYTLDPTKIRKQDATSTINSIASNVVGQPLAWDFIRGNWKMLFTQYGGGSFSFSRLILAVTQRFASEFELQQLEQFKADNQDIGFGSGTRALDQALERTRTNINWVKQNQQTVLLWFQDETPSS